In the genome of Dromiciops gliroides isolate mDroGli1 chromosome 1, mDroGli1.pri, whole genome shotgun sequence, the window TATTGTAGAGGCAAAATTGATGACTTGGCAAATGATCGAATATGGCAGGCACAGCGAAagagaagaatcaaggatgactaaAGATTGCAAACCTGGGTGAGTGGAAGGATGATGGTATCCTCAACAGAAATATGGAAGTTAGCAAAAGGAGCTGGACTTAGGGGGAATACAACTGACAAatctatcagcaagcatttattaatcatctattatatgtcaaagcccttcataacttagtcCCCTCctatcttcctcatcttcttacaccttactcctcaaTATCTATTCTTtgaccagtgacactggcctcccggCTATTCTCAAATAAGACACTCCACCTCCCAACTGTGAGCATTCTTTCTAGTTTATCCCCCATACCTGAAAGCCTCTTCCTCCATCATTCAGACTACTaatctccctggctttctttgaatcccaactaaaatcccagtttctacaggaagctttttctaatctcacttcttttttttttttttttggtggggcaatgagggttaagtgacttgcccagggtcacacagctagtaagtgtaagtgtctgatgtcagatttgaactcaggtcctcctgaatccagggcctgtgcttcaccacctagctgccccctctaatctCTCTTAATCCCCATGCCTTCCTTCcattaattatctcctatttactctttttttttttttttttgcagaaaagAGATTTATTACCGAGCTATAAGTTATTCACACTGAAGCAAAGATAGGCGAGGCTAGGTGGTCACGTTTTGGGCTGCTGCCCTTTCTCACTCTCATCCTGGGCCTGGATTTTGAGTTCTTCATCTAGCCGCTCCTTAGCTCGAACCACCTTCTGGATCTCCTCTCTGCTCAGCTTGGAGACATTGAGGATCTGCTGGGCTTCCTGAAGGCTAAGTCCAGAAAGGTTTGACGCAGCTGCAGATTGATGACCGGCTCGCCCACGAGCATCTGCTGCTGCCCGGCTGGCTGCAAATTCCTGCCGGAGTGCCCGGGCAAAGGCCCTTCCAACCACCTGCACCCCCATCACGATGATCTGAGCTAGGTATTTGGCCATGGTGGCGGGACGCGGCCTTCGGGGTTGTGGCGACTGCCGCGACTGCGGCCCCGGCTGAAGGGCAGTGGGTCCCTATTTActctttatatagcttgttttgaatatgtttgtggattgcaagcttcttgagggctggATCCCCagttttttgtatccccagtgtttagcacagtgcctggcacataataagcactgaataaatgttaattaaaagaatgaatgtgtcaggctctgtgctaggtgctggggttataaaaacaaaaatgaaagtaccCCTGCCTTCAAAGGGATTACATTCAATCAAAGGAAACAACACccatataaataagtatatacaaagtaagctaaaaataaattttggggaggaggcaggTGGGAGATTAAAAAAGTAATGATCTTTGGTTGGGACATATTTATATGAGATGCCTTATGGGACTTCCAGATGGAGAAATAGGGCAATAGGTGTTGGGAATCTAGAGAGAAATGAGGGCCGGATGtacagatttgggagtcatctgcatagagattataattgaacccatggTAGCTGATAAGATCTCCATAGAaagtacagaaagagaaaagaagtgggTTCAAGATAGAGATCTGGGATATGCACACTCATGAGGGCAGGACATAGATGATGATTTAGCAAAAGACACTGAGAATGAGTAGTTCAAGAGATAGGAGGAGAATTAAGAGTGAAATGTCATAAAGACCCAGGgaggagaaagtatccaggaAGAGGGGTGGTCAACAATGTCCAACAACACAggaaggtcaagaagaatgagaactgagaaaaagccattcaatttagaaatgaagagattgtcgcaaactttggaaagaacaatttTGGTTGAGTAGTGGGACTTCAAAGCCAGATTGTAGggggttgagaagtgagtgggaagtaaggaagtggaggcaatggGTGTAGATGGCTTTTTCTAGGAGCttggctgtgaaagggaggagagctaCAAAATGATATTTTCAGAGGATGTTGGCAAGAgtaaatgaaagtttttaaggTTGGGGGAGATctgggcatgtttataggcattGGGGTAGGAATTGTAGAGATTGGAGATGAGAAAAGGATGATTGAAAGGGAAGCTCCTGGAGGAGACAGGATCAGATGGAATCAGGGTCGAAAGGAGAGGGTATGGCTATTATGAGAAAGGCCACCTTCTTGGAGATTgttggaaaggaggagagaatgtggAGTTTTGTTGAGGTATAGAACTGGATCCAAAAAGGAGTTCATGATggatggcctcaattttcttaataATGTGTGATTTGACATCCTTCGCTTGGATAGAGTTGATGGTATTAGTATCtccaggagaaaagagaaggtttggaacagaTGCTATGGAGAGTTAATAGAGTCTATTAGAGAGGAGTGAAAGAATCACAATACAGCTGTGAGGGCCCAACTGAgattaaataacataaatttgtagctGATCCAGTCTGCATGGTTATGTGACTTCCTCCAGCTGTGTTTAGCAGCATAGGCGAGGAGAAGTTGGATGGTGGCAGTAACTGTTGCTTGGGATTTGAAAAAGGATgaacagacctgagttcaaatctggcctcagacacttgacacttactagctgtgtgaccctgggcaagtcatttaaccctcatcaccccaccaaaaaaaaaaaaagaaaaaaagaaaaaggatgaacaGCAACTGGACAAAAGGGCAAAGGAATCACAGGTCAGTGTGAAGGTGAATTGGCTAACTATAAGAATCAacatggcaggggcagctaggtggcgtagtggacagagcaccaaccctggattcagaaggacctgagttcaaatccgacctcagacacttgacacttactagctgtgtgaccctgggcaagtcacttaaccccaattgcctcaatcaaaaaaaaaagagtgaagagaagagattaataataaatataaattttttaaaaaagaatcaacatGGCAAGTGGAGGAGAGTGAGGGCAGAACAGAGATAATGCACTGGGCAAACATGGAGAGGTTGTGCTAAGGAGGAGGAGGGCTGAGACACAGGGAGATACAGGAGGAGGTAATGGTCGGGCAAAGGAATTTGGGAGTTCTGGAGAGAGGGGATGTAACATTTGTGACAACCAGATCAAAGGTATGACTGACTGCCTCTGGAATTGGCTGAGGAATGAAGGGGAAGGTCAGGATAGTTGAGGAGGTTGATGAATTGGGAAGTCAAAAGATTTTTTTGCTGGCTTACCTGGTAGTGGCTGCTCCATCAAGGTTTCTGGATGGATGTTCAGACACTTCCTGTGGCTTACCCATAAGGCACCCTTGGGGTGCCTGGAGctgggaggggaaaatgggaaagggggGACGGAGGAGCTCCTCAGCATTCTGCTGaaaagtatttgcattttaataggatGTATATTAACTCAAATGAAATACCAAGTGATGGCAATGAAGAAAGTGAGTTATTTGATAGCCAAGAGGACTACCACTTAGGCAGAACAAACCCACTATGGAATTTAACCCCAGCCATTCCTCTACCTCAACTATTCCTGCATTTTActgcttctttcttccctctcttttttcatttctgagctctgatttttttttgtttgttttacaaccATGATCATGGCAGTGGTAATAATACCAATAATAgatgtttacaaagtactttaaggtATCTAGAATGCTTTATTTACACCATGTCTGGTGAGCATCAAAAGATTCCTGGATGTTAGGTATTTAAGAAATCAATTCATTTTGATTcaataagcacttttttttttttagtgaggcagttggggttaagtgacttgcccagggtcacacagctagtaagtgtgtgttaagtgtttgaggccggatttgaactcaggtactcctgactccagggccggtgctctatccactgcgccacctagctgccccatcaataagcacttattaagataTATGAGGTACTGTTCCaagaagctgggggtggggagtgggaaggagggtGGACAGATGTAATAAGGTTGAACCCagataaagaaatgtaaattaatttgaaGACAAATAGAGTACTAACAActaaggaaaatcaggaaagacttcttttaGAAGGGGAGAACAGAATTGAGCCTTAAAGGTATATAGTCAAGGAGTGGGGGAATACATGATCAGTCAATCAGCATTTGTTAAGGaagctgctaggtggctcagtggatagatcactaggtctggagtcagaaggaaatggcaaaccattccagtatctttgccaaggaaaatctcatggacagtatggtccatggggtcacaaagagtcagacatgacagaacagcaacaacaaatgccTCTCATTGGTGAGGATACAACACAAAAGTAAAATAGTCtttgccccaaggagcttacattctaatataggaTGACAACACCCGTGGGGAGTTGTGGCCAGAAAAGGGAATTTGGTTTAAGTGGTGACAATGAGGGAGTAGATCCATAGGACATTTGAATGGATTAGAATTCTCAGAAGAAGAGGTATAAGGCAGGAGGGGTGGAATGAATGTGGTAATAAGGTAGATGACAAGATTCCCAGGGTAGTGAGTAGATGACTCATGATACCTTGAACAAGAGGTGAGGAAAAATGTGGCAGGTGAGGCAGAGAAGGACAAATGTGGAGAGACCTGGGGTGGAGAACTGAATAGGATGTGAAGTCTGGTATGCTGGGCACCACCCTGAATACCTCACTGCTCTGCTATCCGAGAGATATGATACATAGCAGCCATGTGGCTtgtccctccttttttttcaagCAACATACATCAAGAAATCTTTCTAGAAAAGACCTGCTGCCTAAATTCTTGAGTTCAGGAACTCTTGAAATTGGGGTTGCCTGTGAAGCAGTTCTCAAAGGCATATCTCCCTTCACTACCAGAAGATCTAATTCTGAGGAATTCACAATTCCTGTTACTCTGCATAGGAGGTTGGGATTCAGGACCAATGTCCTTGAACTGCCTTTGGCTGTGGACATGCACATGTCTCCCAGAGCTATGTGGAGagccattttataggtgaagagactgaggcctagagagggaaTTTCTGTAGCTAAGAGGTATTAGAGGTAGGAGTCTAACCCACACCACTTCTCTACACTCTCACCTGCTTGTTGCCAGCTTTCTTGTGGTGAGCATCTCTGGAAAGACTAGCTGGGCTAGTCTGGTCTTGAAACTCCATAGTTCATTTTGGATCTTTACACCTTGAGAGAACTTATCAGAGGGTAACTCCCCCATAATATCCTTTGAGACCCCAGGGTTATCGCTACATCATCATGAGATAGCAAAATGAAGCTTTAATGGAAGATTCCCActctaaaaaatgttttttaaaaatttagtattTACTTGGAAATTATAATTGCCCTCTTTTAAAGTCATACTTTGATACCATTGGAGTATAGGGGTTGTCCAGAGAGGCTCTCCCAAATTGGAAGGATTTCAAGTATGTTTGGTGATGATCCTTTCTTACTTGTTGGAAGTCCAGGCAGGCCACAGGGTGATTTATTTTTTGGCCATAGCATTTTTAGGAAGACATTGAACTAAGAAGTAGAGGAGTTGTAATCTACAGGATGGAGAGGGGGCCCTCACTGAGGAAATCCTAGGATCATATGGCATAGAGTAGAATTaagttaattaagtgacttgttcaaggtcatgtaGGTAGAAAAtttaggaggtgggatttgaaccaagggattctgattctaaagccagtattctttccattgtttaCTGTACTACTTCACTCTCTGATTTGTATCTTTGAAGGTCTGAAAAATTTGTAATTATGAAGGGTTTGGATAAATAGGTTTTTTTAATGTCTCTGATTTTCCAAGTCTGAATTCCATAGTTGGAAAAAAGTGGGCGTCAGGAATAAATGATGTCATATACTGGAATCACTAAAGAGAAAAGGTAAAGTATTTGATCCCTTACTTTGCCCCTTCTGGCTGAGTGTTGAAATGTAATTGCAGAGATGGATGCTGTGGGATATTTTCTGGCAAGGCACCTATAATTTAGGTTCTGTTTTCGAGAGCCCCAGGGACTACTCCTTCCCAGCACACTGATGTTTTTGTCCTATCAGTTTTCCCCAAATAGAGCCCTGCTTGCAAGCTCTAGGCATCTGACACATATCCCAGTTCATTCACACTTTGGGGATGCCATATGTTAACTCACAGCCGTGCTGTAgcacaaggttaaaaaaaagcttGCTTTGCCTCCACTGTTACACCCACGATGTCTCTTCCAGCGGAACTGTTTAGGATTGAGAACAGCTTGCTTAATACAAATGCATCTCCAATCTTTTATGGAGTTGACATTTTCTCCTGATGTGGTGTACTCTCTGCCGACATTACAGATAAATTTGTTCCTATTTAGAATTGGCTGCTCTGAAGGCAACAGAGCCAATCCCTTTTGAGAACATGGCACACATCATCTTCTCAGTTAATTTTGAGCTGGTTGCTTTGCAGATTCTTACACATCACCTGCAGGATTGTGGAATGGTCCTTGAGACACTAGTCACAAATGATTAACAGTGAGAGCACCACACTGGAATGGGGACTCAGACTCATAACACTAGAGAAAGAGACATCCTAACCCTTCAGGAATTCCCCTCCAGCCATAAGGGAGAGATGTAGCCAACCTACACTCTAGGAGAATCAACTGCTACACCTGTTTATGTGAAGTTGTGTTCCAACCTATAGAACAAGAGAGATTAATTCTAGAGAGTGAAGTAGTACAgtaacaatggaaagaatactggctttAGAATCAGAATACCTcagatcaaatcccacctcttagAACATTTCCTACCTacatgatcttgaacaagtcacttaatttccttaaTTCCACTCTATGCCATATGATCCTAGGATTTCCTCAATGAGGGTCACCTCTCCATCCTGTAAATTACAACCCCTCTAGTTCTTAGTTCAATGTCTTCCTAAAAAAGCTATGGCCTCTGGGCATTTGAAGGTCAACAGGGAACAGTAGTTGAGAACAATCCAGTTTGAAGAATTAGTCTCTATATGCTGGAGGTCTCTCTCATTCTTCCGTATTTAAATGGTCATCAGCCTTATTTCTAGCCCTCAGCTACAGGTTGGAATACAACTCACATAAACAGGTATAGCAGTTGATTTTGGCATCACTCTCTTAGAGTGTAGGTTGGCTACATCTTTCCCTTAGGGCTCGAGGGGAATCCCTGAAGAGTTAGGCTGTCTCTTTCTCTAGTGTTACGAGTTTGAGTCCCCATTGCAGTGTGGTGCCCTCACTGTTAATCATCTGTGACTAGAGTCTcaagttccatttaaccaattagcATTGATTTAACTTCAAAAATATAGTGAGAAGTACAAAGATTTCACTCTAATACCTGGGAGGCACACTCCCTCTCATATCACCTCATTTCCTGGGGCAAACACTTAAGAccattggtcccaccaagttcacacCCCCATGTGACATAGTATTAGCTAGATGAGTCCCTGTGTTAGCTACTCTGGGCTGGACTCTGAAAGACATGACTCTGGATGCTGGACCCACTGACTACCAAACTTAGCACTGACCACTCCCAGACCTCCTGGTGGCCTGCTCACCTAACATTCTGAAGCTCATAGCCATTTCCAATCTCTTTCACCTAGAACTAAGAAAGACAAATTTGCAATGAAGCAAGAGGCAAAGGCCTATGTTCCAGGGACATAGACTGACCTTGAATGGGGAGGACTCAAGGCCTCTTCTTTTACAGCaatgtctctcttctttctcaccaGAATGCAGCCAGGCAAGGAGTCAGACCAAATTAAGAATAGGcccagtttggggggcagctaagtggcacagtggataaagcactggccctggattcaggaggacctgagttcaaatctggcctcagatacttgacacttactaactgtgtgaccctggacaagtcacttaacccccattgccctgcaaaccccccccccaaaacaaaaacaaaacaataggcacagtctaaaacaaaacaaaacaaaacaaacagaaacaagaaTAGACCCAGTCTGATGAGTGCTTTTGGAATGTGTCCCAGTTCTAGCTCCATAGCTAACCAAAGAAGCTTCTCTTCACCAGGTGGTAAGTAGACCAAAATCCATTATAGAATACCTGCCTGTTTCCAGGTGGGATTTGTATTAGCTGAGCAATCTGCACATGCTCATAAGTACTGGGCTTATTGGTCAGTCTCTTGTTAAATAAGAACCCAGTTTCCAGGAAAATACAAccaaagaaagtaaataaaaattactATTTGGAGtcctgtgtaaaaaaaaaagtcttatggaGGAAGATCTTGCAAGATCACCTCATAAAGAGGTAAAGCATTAGagggaaaaatacatttatagATAACTTAGTAAGAAAACCAGTTGAGCCAGATCATCCCAATGCATTTAAGGATAAAACTAGGAGGAAAAGCAACAGATAAAAATggagaatatttataaagatttctataataggggggcagctaggtggcacagtggataaagcactggccctggattcaggagaacctgagttcaaatccagcctcagacacttgacacttactagctgtgtgaccctgggcaagtcacttaactctcattgccctgctccccccccaaaagatctcTATAATAGATTCTTTTCTCCATCAATGACATTGAAGCCAGTTGGGCAATGAGAGATtacatcaaagcttcttaaactgggggttgtgacctcatatggggttgtgtGACTGAATGTTGGCATCATGAAAactttggcagtaaatgtttgatttgtatatctattttatttacttatataccCGGGGTTGCATAAActtttcttgggcaaaaaagggttaTGAGTggaagtttaagaagtcctggattaagtgacttgtccaaggtcacatatcttgTAAGTATTAAAGACAAGACTCAGAAAGCCCTATTTCTTTCtgcccagctctctgtccaccaTGCCATACTTCTTCAACCCATATTCTCCTTTCAAGTACTTTGGCCCCCAATTATTCAATAAGCCTCTACACTCGTGACATCTGTCTCTAATCTACCTCAATCCTTCTTTTTCAGGTCTTGAATCTGAAGCAGAATACCCTATCAGTAGATTATACTGGGAAGGAGGGTGATGTTGGACTCTTTGAATAGAATTCTCATACCCCTCTacatcccttccttctctccaattcaattaatttttccccAGGTGTTGGGATTCCTAGTTCTAGCTTTGTATACCTCTGCATGCCTAAGTGcatgccctccccacccccacatgtGGAACATTGTAATCCCTATTAGGGCAGGCTGTATAGCTTATCTAAAGTTATATCTCATTTAATGGCTAACTGTAGGCACTTTTGAATTTTTGAATAGAAAGGGCAAAGACAAACCAACTGAGATCCAAATAATTGCAGATTATGTTATAGTGAAGTTCAGATTAATAAGGTTATGTtatattgtggggggcagctaggtggtacagtggatagagtgccaggactcattgcaaaagaccctgatgttggggaagattgaaggaaaaaggaaaaggggatggaaggagatgagatggatagatagtgtagtgtcatggaaacaatgaacacgAACTttgacagactttgagagatagtggaagacAGAAGATCCTGGCAAACTATagttcatggggtcatgaagatttggacatgactgaatgactggatGAAAATGACATTATGTTATTTAAGTATTGCTTCTTGAGGACAGCGATGTATTTCAAATTCTTGGACCGGAGTCAACATGATagagtgaaaaaacaaaacaaaaaccaactgaTTGGGAGTTGAGAGACCTAGTTGTGGTCCTAGCTCTATGGCTCACTACATATGTGACCTTGCATAGGACACTacttagagcctcagtttccttatctgtaaaattaaagaggCTGCAGTAGTTTATCTCTAAGGTACCTTGCTGCTCTAAAA includes:
- the LOC122735411 gene encoding mitochondrial import inner membrane translocase subunit TIM16-like, coding for MAKYLAQIIVMGVQVVGRAFARALRQEFAASRAAADARGRAGHQSAAASNLSGLSLQEAQQILNVSKLSREEIQKVVRAKERLDEELKIQAQDESEKGQQPKT